A part of Thermofilaceae archaeon genomic DNA contains:
- a CDS encoding glycosyltransferase: MLTDPNVPMNSKNSKSIAYITPFDPRSYRRPYLVKRALPFASIYYYRKIRDSNWLLCRVLRLNNRLSRVELRIYQHTRSGGDALVTALVTDVLNKALLARLKADTVITLNPFLGSRRIWGSRVIIIDWMDVHMWPWDELNLFDIEAVEEADGVIFWSRPLLEIMKKRLKLRNYTYVPHGIDLGEFDPTKVNPKSFRNKYRLGDSFLVAYSGGVWSYRGVDLQGVRKVIEAVALASRQLPNLKLVLQLGRVDLDLIHFCKKLRVLDKTRIIGPLPYSDPERLGLFAAADVLVAPNSAHPSVYYAERIKFFHYMAAGRAILAEKTPGAISVFGNTAYYVELDDVEALADAIVELHDDCSLRNSLGKLARERVTSLFEWNVIAPRLKDFVNNILKEQNSY; encoded by the coding sequence TTGTTAACTGATCCCAACGTCCCAATGAATTCAAAAAACTCTAAGAGCATCGCCTACATTACACCCTTCGACCCTCGCTCTTACAGGAGGCCCTACCTTGTAAAAAGAGCTTTACCGTTCGCAAGTATATACTACTACAGGAAGATAAGGGACTCGAACTGGTTACTATGCAGAGTTTTAAGGCTTAATAATCGCCTATCGAGGGTAGAGCTAAGGATCTACCAGCATACGCGAAGCGGCGGGGATGCATTGGTGACTGCTTTGGTTACTGATGTTCTGAACAAAGCGCTGCTCGCGCGTCTTAAAGCTGACACTGTTATAACGCTAAACCCATTCCTAGGATCGAGGAGGATATGGGGGAGCAGAGTAATTATCATAGATTGGATGGACGTGCATATGTGGCCTTGGGATGAACTGAACCTTTTCGATATTGAAGCTGTTGAGGAGGCTGACGGTGTGATTTTCTGGAGTAGACCACTCCTGGAAATTATGAAGAAACGGCTCAAATTAAGGAATTATACGTATGTTCCGCACGGTATAGATTTAGGCGAATTTGACCCGACGAAAGTTAACCCGAAAAGCTTTAGGAACAAGTACAGGTTAGGTGATAGTTTTCTCGTCGCTTACAGTGGGGGTGTTTGGTCGTACCGCGGAGTCGACTTGCAAGGCGTTCGGAAGGTCATTGAAGCTGTTGCGCTTGCAAGTAGACAGTTGCCAAACCTTAAGTTGGTTTTGCAGTTAGGAAGAGTAGACTTGGATTTGATACACTTTTGCAAAAAACTTAGAGTATTAGATAAAACTCGAATTATAGGCCCGCTACCTTATAGCGACCCTGAGAGGTTGGGCCTGTTCGCTGCCGCCGATGTTCTCGTTGCGCCTAACTCTGCTCACCCATCCGTTTACTATGCCGAGCGCATTAAGTTCTTCCACTATATGGCTGCGGGGAGGGCGATCTTAGCGGAAAAAACACCGGGAGCAATCAGTGTTTTTGGTAATACAGCATATTATGTTGAGCTGGACGATGTTGAAGCGTTGGCTGATGCCATAGTTGAGCTGCACGATGATTGCTCTCTGAGAAATAGCTTAGGCAAGCTTGCCCGAGAAAGAGTCACATCGTTATTTGAGTGGAATGTTATAGCACCGAGGCTTAAGGATTTCGTTAATAATATCCTTAAGGAGCAAAATAGTTATTAA
- a CDS encoding glycosyltransferase — protein MEKTISVVILSKNNGRTLGFTLLSVLKSKLPPGYSREVIVVDAHSTDNTQRILDRFRPYIKVVYDEGRGIGIARNIGVLASKGSYICFVDADCIVGADHFARVVEAFERGADVVDVKAGGSQASTKIERLEELVWRYGRAYSEEMMRGRCFAGGAFIAFKRDVFDRVKGFWLYPPYGADDLDFSFRAWKAGFRISVVEVPGTASRFRRGVRELIRQQIGWGRGIAHVIARYRHDRDYWRCYKLNSFLYRVLGDAVWLYPIVAALLAPVRGFQLSLKTRKPEMFFYWTVRRWAFLYGILSELRRAFLAQGVRAKIKVREA, from the coding sequence GTGGAGAAGACGATCTCAGTAGTAATTCTCTCCAAGAATAACGGAAGGACGCTCGGTTTCACACTGCTCAGTGTTTTAAAATCGAAGCTTCCCCCAGGTTACTCTAGGGAGGTTATAGTCGTTGATGCTCATAGTACTGACAATACTCAAAGGATACTGGATCGCTTTCGTCCCTACATTAAAGTAGTATACGATGAGGGCAGAGGAATCGGAATCGCTAGGAACATCGGTGTTTTAGCTTCGAAAGGCAGCTACATTTGTTTCGTGGATGCTGATTGCATCGTGGGCGCAGACCATTTCGCGAGAGTTGTCGAAGCCTTCGAGAGGGGGGCTGATGTAGTCGATGTGAAAGCGGGCGGTTCTCAGGCTTCGACTAAAATCGAAAGATTGGAGGAGTTAGTGTGGCGTTACGGCAGGGCTTACTCTGAAGAGATGATGAGAGGGCGTTGCTTCGCCGGAGGGGCCTTCATCGCCTTTAAGCGCGATGTTTTCGATCGAGTGAAGGGCTTCTGGTTGTACCCACCGTACGGTGCCGATGATCTCGACTTTAGCTTCCGAGCTTGGAAAGCCGGTTTCAGGATTAGTGTGGTGGAGGTGCCTGGAACTGCGAGCAGGTTCAGGAGAGGAGTGAGGGAGCTCATTAGGCAGCAGATAGGATGGGGGAGGGGCATTGCGCACGTAATAGCCAGGTACAGGCATGATCGCGACTACTGGAGATGCTATAAACTGAACTCCTTCCTCTACAGGGTTCTCGGTGACGCTGTTTGGCTCTACCCAATCGTAGCTGCCCTATTAGCACCTGTGAGAGGCTTTCAATTGAGCCTAAAGACACGTAAGCCGGAAATGTTCTTCTACTGGACCGTGCGTAGGTGGGCTTTCCTTTACGGCATTCTGAGCGAGCTGCGACGTGCCTTCCTTGCGCAGGGGGTGCGGGCGAAAATAAAGGTGCGTGAAGCTTAA
- a CDS encoding glycosyltransferase family 4 protein, translating into MKLLLASPRVSGIGGVAQHVSKLRSMLEARGFTVDVVSVENTPHVPVKGLYNPSFALFSALKTLLRNLEGRRYDVAHGHNVPSWPAIRVARAEARVLTQHGVYSQQIGLLHGRLLGELSRWFERKAVGSVDAVTCVSRSTCEFYRSRGINAIYIPNAVDLREMPSEGLRMYDRQVVYVGRLSREKGFDVLLEAAEMLNPDVHLVVVGSGVGELEERARALSQRLRNFHYLGYKPREEALKVIKGSDLLVLPSRVEGMPTVLLEAMALKTPILASRIPGVLDVVDDTCAVLIEPGDPKGLADAINRCVIEYPRTFIEEAFRRVVEEFSWDRVAQEYVRLYERLLGS; encoded by the coding sequence GTGAAGTTGCTCCTTGCGTCGCCGCGCGTGAGCGGTATAGGGGGTGTCGCTCAGCACGTATCCAAGCTGCGGAGTATGCTCGAGGCCCGCGGTTTCACGGTTGACGTGGTATCGGTGGAGAACACGCCGCATGTGCCAGTGAAGGGGCTCTACAACCCCAGTTTCGCGCTGTTCTCCGCTCTCAAGACGCTGCTCCGCAACCTGGAGGGGAGGAGGTACGATGTAGCCCATGGCCACAACGTGCCATCCTGGCCCGCCATCAGGGTGGCGCGCGCGGAAGCCAGGGTTCTCACGCAGCACGGCGTCTACTCCCAGCAGATCGGGCTGCTCCACGGGAGGCTATTAGGTGAGTTGAGCAGGTGGTTTGAGAGGAAGGCTGTGGGAAGCGTCGACGCAGTGACTTGCGTTTCTCGCAGCACGTGCGAGTTCTACAGGAGCAGGGGCATTAACGCCATCTACATCCCGAACGCCGTGGACCTGCGGGAAATGCCTTCTGAGGGCTTGAGGATGTACGATAGGCAGGTCGTTTACGTGGGGCGGTTAAGCCGCGAAAAGGGCTTCGACGTGCTCCTCGAGGCCGCTGAAATGCTGAACCCGGATGTACACTTGGTCGTCGTTGGATCGGGGGTGGGAGAGCTCGAGGAGCGCGCCCGCGCTCTCTCCCAGCGCTTGAGGAACTTCCACTACCTGGGGTATAAGCCGAGAGAGGAGGCGCTGAAGGTGATCAAGGGAAGCGATCTGCTCGTCCTACCGTCGCGTGTGGAGGGGATGCCCACCGTCCTGCTGGAGGCGATGGCCTTGAAGACCCCCATCCTCGCCTCGAGGATCCCTGGGGTCCTCGACGTGGTCGATGACACGTGCGCCGTTCTGATCGAGCCGGGAGACCCCAAGGGGCTCGCCGACGCCATAAACAGGTGCGTAATCGAATACCCGAGAACCTTCATCGAGGAAGCATTCAGGAGAGTTGTGGAGGAATTCAGCTGGGATAGAGTTGCCCAGGAGTATGTAAGGCTCTACGAGCGTCTTCTGGGTAGCTGA
- a CDS encoding winged helix-turn-helix domain-containing protein, producing MCGSGEEELKDWVRVLRTLANPIRLRMLALIAARPRHAYELSKLLGLSYPLVHMHLRALEKAGLVEGAYVEEARVKRVYRLKDFRLVLDGETLRKLGEKLENG from the coding sequence ATGTGCGGCAGCGGGGAGGAGGAGTTGAAAGATTGGGTAAGAGTGCTCCGGACCTTAGCGAATCCGATAAGGCTGCGTATGCTAGCCTTGATCGCGGCGCGGCCGAGGCACGCGTACGAGCTTTCAAAGCTGCTGGGTCTCTCGTACCCGCTGGTGCACATGCACCTTCGGGCATTGGAGAAAGCGGGGCTCGTGGAAGGAGCGTACGTAGAGGAAGCCAGGGTGAAGCGAGTCTACCGGTTGAAGGACTTTCGGCTGGTGCTAGATGGGGAAACCCTCAGGAAGCTGGGTGAGAAGCTTGAGAATGGGTAG
- a CDS encoding polymer-forming cytoskeletal protein gives MAELFDLYERALRTGKVKGGSVRISGAGRVSGGTYESITVSGSAIVDGDVEAETVRVAGSTSFRGSVRAGEISISGSAKVEGSVKGGLLKASGSLSVKDVIECEEAWAAGSLRARSLKGKIVRLAGAFKIEDELDAQLVELKLSNDSSCRALRGEEVSIERSGGTFRMFLRFTRRHPTLKVELLESKLVRARDVVIEGRIKADRVELYGEAAVAGVVEGEVVKL, from the coding sequence ATGGCTGAGCTCTTCGACCTGTACGAGAGAGCGCTGAGGACCGGCAAGGTTAAAGGTGGATCGGTGAGGATCAGCGGTGCTGGCCGAGTCAGCGGCGGTACCTACGAGAGCATTACCGTCAGCGGCTCTGCGATCGTTGATGGAGATGTCGAAGCTGAAACCGTTAGGGTTGCCGGCTCAACCTCTTTCCGCGGCAGCGTAAGGGCAGGCGAGATCTCTATTTCCGGCTCCGCGAAGGTGGAAGGAAGCGTGAAAGGGGGGCTTCTAAAAGCGAGTGGCTCGCTGTCCGTAAAGGATGTCATCGAGTGCGAGGAAGCTTGGGCCGCGGGATCGCTGAGGGCACGATCCTTGAAGGGCAAAATCGTTCGGCTAGCTGGGGCATTTAAAATCGAGGATGAGTTAGACGCTCAACTCGTGGAGCTCAAGCTGTCAAACGACTCAAGCTGCCGCGCCCTCAGAGGGGAGGAGGTGAGCATCGAGCGCTCTGGGGGCACTTTCCGGATGTTCCTCAGGTTCACCCGCAGGCATCCCACCTTGAAGGTGGAGCTCCTCGAGTCGAAACTAGTTAGAGCCAGGGACGTTGTGATCGAGGGACGAATCAAGGCGGATAGAGTTGAACTATACGGTGAAGCTGCAGTAGCGGGAGTCGTCGAAGGAGAAGTCGTTAAGCTCTAG
- a CDS encoding YbjQ family protein produces the protein MASRQVLISTTPSIPGFRIVKVLGVVTGMSIRTRGALGRFAASIEALVGGRAESYISELKKTRDEAVQDLVNEAWKLGANAVVGVDFETSEILEGFIIVTATGTAVLVEPEQQGPQGK, from the coding sequence GTGGCGAGTAGACAGGTACTAATCTCAACTACACCGTCCATCCCCGGCTTCAGAATCGTCAAAGTCCTCGGTGTCGTGACGGGTATGAGCATACGGACCCGCGGGGCTCTGGGCCGCTTCGCAGCCTCGATTGAGGCTCTCGTCGGCGGCCGGGCGGAATCCTACATCTCAGAGCTGAAAAAGACTCGTGATGAAGCGGTACAGGATCTCGTGAACGAAGCTTGGAAGCTGGGTGCGAACGCAGTCGTAGGTGTGGACTTTGAAACCTCCGAAATCCTCGAAGGCTTCATAATCGTAACAGCAACAGGGACGGCTGTTCTAGTCGAGCCCGAGCAGCAGGGGCCGCAAGGGAAATAA
- a CDS encoding glycoside hydrolase family 127 protein, translating into MRQLVVDTSKSPYAKLEPVPLGRVRLMDGFWAPRLRKLIDVTLPSQYELLEETGRIDNFRRAAGKIKGPFRGLVFNDSDVYKWVEAAQWALAYEHDARLKGMVDRAVTEIIAAQDGDGYLNTFFTFERKGERWTNLRDLHEMYCAGHLFQAAVARRRTTGEKDLLDAAVRFADHIYEVFGPGRREAVDGHPEVEMALVELYREVGERKYLELARLLIERRGRGLIGGSPYHLDHVPFKQMTEITGHAVRALYLCCGATDVYMEDGDAELLRALERLWEDLVTRKMYVTGGVGSRYEGEAIGEAYELPNERAYAETCAAVANVMWNWRMLLATGEARFADVMELALYNGALAGISLSGDLYFYVNPLADRGRHRRQRWFECACCPPNIARLIAYVPGMLYAKTRMGIYTVLYAASRATIELDGGSVELIERTNYPWDGQVDIEVRPRGVDEFSLFVRIPGWTRAAKVEVNGEKLEPVRPGTFLEVKRRWREGDRVALRFEMGPYFLVSHPWVTYNTCRCAIKYGPLVYCLEQADNSHDVWNLALVPAEMRVEWRPDLLGGVAVVKGRALALEASGWEKRLYARLGEVEERAREVEFTAVPYYAWANREPGPMQVWVRLAHAPGKVQ; encoded by the coding sequence GTGCGGCAGCTCGTAGTTGATACCTCGAAGAGCCCCTACGCTAAGCTGGAGCCGGTACCTCTTGGGCGCGTCAGGCTAATGGACGGCTTCTGGGCTCCACGCCTCAGAAAACTGATCGATGTGACGCTGCCGTCGCAGTACGAGCTGCTGGAGGAGACGGGGCGCATCGATAACTTCAGGCGGGCAGCCGGTAAAATCAAGGGGCCTTTCAGGGGGCTCGTCTTCAACGACTCGGACGTCTACAAGTGGGTGGAAGCGGCCCAGTGGGCCCTAGCTTACGAGCATGACGCCCGGTTGAAAGGGATGGTGGATCGCGCTGTAACCGAGATAATCGCGGCGCAGGATGGGGACGGTTACCTGAACACCTTCTTCACCTTTGAGAGGAAGGGGGAGAGGTGGACGAACCTGCGCGACCTGCACGAGATGTACTGCGCCGGCCACCTCTTCCAAGCGGCGGTCGCGAGGAGGAGAACCACGGGTGAAAAAGACCTCCTCGACGCTGCCGTCAGGTTCGCCGACCACATCTACGAAGTCTTCGGCCCCGGCAGACGGGAGGCTGTCGACGGGCACCCGGAGGTCGAGATGGCGCTCGTCGAGCTCTACAGGGAAGTGGGGGAGCGCAAGTACCTGGAGCTGGCCCGGCTCCTCATCGAGAGGAGGGGGAGGGGGCTGATCGGCGGGAGCCCCTACCACCTGGATCACGTGCCGTTCAAGCAGATGACCGAGATCACAGGGCACGCCGTGAGAGCGCTTTACCTCTGCTGCGGTGCTACCGACGTCTACATGGAGGACGGTGATGCGGAGCTCCTCAGAGCGTTGGAGCGCCTCTGGGAGGACCTCGTCACGAGGAAGATGTACGTGACCGGTGGCGTGGGGTCGAGGTACGAGGGGGAGGCGATAGGCGAAGCCTACGAGCTCCCCAACGAGAGGGCCTACGCGGAGACGTGCGCCGCCGTTGCCAACGTGATGTGGAACTGGAGGATGCTGCTAGCGACGGGCGAGGCCCGGTTCGCGGACGTAATGGAGCTGGCCCTCTACAACGGTGCGCTCGCCGGCATCTCGCTCAGTGGGGACCTGTACTTCTACGTTAACCCGCTCGCGGATAGGGGGAGGCACAGGAGGCAGAGGTGGTTTGAGTGCGCCTGCTGCCCACCGAACATCGCCAGGCTGATCGCCTACGTCCCCGGGATGCTCTACGCGAAGACGCGGATGGGCATCTACACGGTGCTCTACGCAGCCAGTAGAGCCACAATCGAGCTTGACGGAGGATCTGTGGAACTGATCGAGCGCACCAACTACCCGTGGGATGGGCAGGTCGATATCGAGGTGAGGCCGCGGGGTGTCGACGAGTTCTCCCTCTTCGTGAGAATCCCGGGCTGGACTCGTGCAGCTAAAGTCGAGGTGAACGGGGAAAAATTGGAGCCAGTGCGACCGGGCACCTTCCTTGAGGTGAAGAGGAGGTGGAGGGAGGGCGATAGGGTTGCGCTTAGATTCGAGATGGGTCCGTACTTCCTCGTAAGCCACCCATGGGTCACCTACAACACGTGCAGGTGCGCCATAAAGTACGGCCCCCTCGTCTACTGCTTGGAGCAGGCCGACAACAGCCACGATGTCTGGAACCTAGCCCTGGTACCGGCTGAGATGAGAGTGGAGTGGCGCCCAGACCTTCTTGGAGGCGTGGCAGTGGTTAAGGGTAGAGCGCTAGCCTTGGAAGCCAGCGGCTGGGAGAAGAGGCTCTACGCGCGCCTCGGCGAGGTGGAGGAGCGGGCTAGGGAGGTGGAGTTCACAGCGGTACCGTACTACGCTTGGGCTAACCGCGAGCCCGGGCCTATGCAAGTGTGGGTTAGGCTAGCCCACGCCCCCGGAAAAGTACAGTAG